One part of the Ziziphus jujuba cultivar Dongzao chromosome 2, ASM3175591v1 genome encodes these proteins:
- the LOC107417969 gene encoding molybdenum cofactor sulfurase isoform X1, with protein MDVEKEVFLQEFGESYGYPNGPKTIDEIRATEFKRLDGKVYLDHAGATLYSESQMEAIFKNLTANVYGNPHSQSDTSSATGDLVREARQQVLDYFKASPKEYSCIFTSGATAALKLVGESFPWSRNSCFMYTMENHNSVLGIREYALDQGASAFAIDIEEETVHHKLSNGSAASMGALQHQVQRRNEARFPENEPTGNVYNLFAFPSECNFSGLKFSLDLVKTIKKDSKRILGGSPFCNGHWMVFIDAAKGCATEPPDLSQYPADFVCVSFYKIFGYPTGLGALLARNDAAKLLKKTYFSGGTVAASIADVDFVQRRKAVEELFEDGTISFLSIASILHGFRILNSLTVAAISQHTKSLAIYVRKMLLSLGHENGASVCIIYGCQDSKVLYRDFGPVISFNLKRPDGSWYGYREVEKLASLSGIQLRTGCFCNPGACAKYLGLSHLDLLSNIEAGHVCWDDHDILNGKPTGAVRVSFGYMSTYEDAKSFIDFVRRSFVELPNCTANGFQLKQGREIRPAASFYLKNMIIYPIKSCGGFSVESWPLSSTGLRHDREWVLTGLSGEILTQKKVPDMCSISTFIDINQGILFVESPRCKDRLHINLMLDSCNSEKEEIHNHGHRYEVLGYNNEVNTWFSNAIGRPCILARSFSSSYNGCLNKGKKTGICRDVQGILNFVNEAQLLLISEESVADLNNRLSKNAKEGAQGAPVQVNPMRFRPNIVISGGEPYAEDGWRNIKMGNKCFTSVGGCNRCQMINIVQDAGQTQKSNEPLATLASYRRVKGKILFGILLKYERCEEEEGKEVVDGDNDLWLQVGQEVYPDSFQHQGNSMEQRFCNLKMK; from the exons ATGGACGTGGAGAAGGAGGTATTCCTTCAGGAATTTGGGGAGTCTTATGGATATCCGAACGGTCCCAAAACCATCGACGAAATCCGAGCTACTGAATTCAAACGACTTGACG gtaaGGTATATTTGGATCATGCTGGAGCAACTTTGTATTCTGAGTCGCAGATGGAAGCTATATTTAAGAACCTTACTGCTAATGTTTACGGAAACCCTC ACAGCCAAAGTGACACCAGCTCTGCCACTGGTGATCTTGTAAGGGAAGCCCGACAACAG GTCCTTGACTATTTCAAAGCATCCCCAAAAGAGTACAGTTGCATATTCACTTCTGGGGCAACTGCAGCGTTGAAGCTGGTAGGGGAGTCCTTTCCATGGAGCCGTAACAGCTGTTTTATGTACACAATGGAGAATCACAACAGTGTCCTTGGGATCCGAGA ATATGCTCTTGATCAAGGAGCTTCAGCCTTTGCAATTGATATTGAGGAGGAGACTGTGCATCATAAATTATCCAATGGCAGTGCCGCATCTATGGGGGCGTTGCAGCACCAAGTACAAAGGAGAAATGAAGCTAGGTTCCCTGAAAATGAACCAACAG GTAATGTGTACAACTTGTTTGCATTCCCCTCCGAGTGCAATTTCTCAGGTTTGAAATTCAGCCTGGATTTGGTGAAGACAATAAAGAAAGATTCTAAAAGAATTTTGGGAGGCTCTCCATTTTGCAA TGGGCACTGGATGGTATTCATTGATGCTGCAAAAGGATGTGCTACAGAACCGCCAGATTTATCCCAGTATCCTGCAGATTTTGTTTGCGTATCTTTCTACAAG ATATTTGGTTATCCAACTGGACTTGGTGCTCTTCTTGCTCGAAATG ATGCTGCCAAGCTATTGAAGAAGACCTATTTTAGTGGAG GAACAGTAGCCGCCTCAATTGCTGATGTCGACTTTGTACAAAGGAGAAAGGCTGTTGAAGAACTGTTTGAGGATGGAACAATTTCTTTCTTGAGCATTGCTTCTATTTTACATGGGTTCAGAATTCTTAATTCTCTAACTGTTGCCGCTATATCCCA GCACACAAAGTCACTTGCCATATACGTGAGGAAGATGCTTTTGTCTCTAGGGCATGAAAATGGAGCCAGTGTTTGCATTATCTATGGATGTCAAGATTCAAAG GTACTTTACCGTGACTTTGGTCCTGTAATCTCATTCAACTTGAAAAGGCCAGATGGGTCATGGTATGGATATCGTGAAGTTGAAAAGCTGGCATCTTTGTCTGGAATCCAGTTACGG ACAGGTTGTTTTTGCAATCCTGGTGCTTGTGCAAAATATCTTGGATTGTCTCACTTGGATCTTCTCTCAAATATTGAG GCTGGCCATGTTTGTTGGGATGATCATGACATACTTAACGGAAAACCAACAGGAGCTGTGAGAGTTTCCTTTGGTTACATGTCAACATATGAAGATGCCAAG agttttattgattttgtgagAAGATCCTTTGTAGAATTGCCGAATTGCACCGCAAATGGGTTTCAGTTAAAGCAAG gTCGGGAAATAAGACCAGCTGCCAGTTTCTATCTCAAGAATATGATCATCTATCCAATTAAATCATGTGGAGGATTCAGTGTGGAAAGTTGGCCCCTGAGCAGTACTG GTCTGCGTCATGATCGCGAATGGGTACTTACTGGCCTTAGTGGTGAAATACTTACACAGAAGAAG GTTCCTGACATGTGCTCTATAAGTACTTTTATTGACATCAATCAAGGAATATTGTTCGTAGAGTCACCACGCTGCAAAGATAGACTGCACATCAACCTTATGTTAGATTCATGTAATAGTGAGAAGGAAGAAATCCATAATCACGGTCATAG GTATGAAGTTCTAGGCTACAATAATGAAGTCAACACCTGGTTTAGCAATGCCATTGGTCGACCATGCATTTTGGCACGTTCTTTTAGTTCCAGTTACAATGGTTGCTtgaataagggaaaaaaaacaggGATATGCAGAGATGTCCAGGGCATACTAAATTTTGTTAATGAAGCTCAGCTCTTACTAATATCAGAGGAAAGCGTAGCCGACCTTAACAACAGATTAAGCAAAA ATGCAAAAGAGGGTGCTCAAGGAGCACCAGTTCAAGTCAACCCAATGAGATTTCGCCCCAACATTGTCATATCTGGAGGTGAACCATACGCTGAAGATGGATGGAGAAATATCAAAATGGGGAATAAATGTTTCACG TCCGTAGGCGGATGCAATCGTTGCCAGATGATCAACATTGTTCAAGATGCTGGACAAACACAGAAGTCAAATGAACCATTGGCCACTTTAGCCTCATACAGAAGAGTCAAG GGAAAGATCTTGTTCGGAATACTGCTGAAATACGAAAgatgtgaagaagaagaaggaaaagaagtaGTAGATGGTGACAATGATTTGTGGCTTCAAGTGGGACAAGAAGTATATCCAGATTCCTTTCAGCATCAAGGAAATTCTATGGAGCAGCGGTTTTGCAATCTCAAGATGAAATAG
- the LOC107417969 gene encoding molybdenum cofactor sulfurase isoform X2 has protein sequence MDVEKEVFLQEFGESYGYPNGPKTIDEIRATEFKRLDGKVYLDHAGATLYSESQMEAIFKNLTANVYGNPHSQSDTSSATGDLVREARQQVLDYFKASPKEYSCIFTSGATAALKLVGESFPWSRNSCFMYTMENHNSVLGIREYALDQGASAFAIDIEEETVHHKLSNGSAASMGALQHQVQRRNEARFPENEPTGNVYNLFAFPSECNFSGLKFSLDLVKTIKKDSKRILGGSPFCNGHWMVFIDAAKGCATEPPDLSQYPADFVCVSFYKIFGYPTGLGALLARNDAAKLLKKTYFSGGTVAASIADVDFVQRRKAVEELFEDGTISFLSIASILHGFRILNSLTVAAISQHTKSLAIYVRKMLLSLGHENGASVCIIYGCQDSKVLYRDFGPVISFNLKRPDGSWYGYREVEKLASLSGIQLRTGCFCNPGACAKYLGLSHLDLLSNIESFIDFVRRSFVELPNCTANGFQLKQGREIRPAASFYLKNMIIYPIKSCGGFSVESWPLSSTGLRHDREWVLTGLSGEILTQKKVPDMCSISTFIDINQGILFVESPRCKDRLHINLMLDSCNSEKEEIHNHGHRYEVLGYNNEVNTWFSNAIGRPCILARSFSSSYNGCLNKGKKTGICRDVQGILNFVNEAQLLLISEESVADLNNRLSKNAKEGAQGAPVQVNPMRFRPNIVISGGEPYAEDGWRNIKMGNKCFTSVGGCNRCQMINIVQDAGQTQKSNEPLATLASYRRVKGKILFGILLKYERCEEEEGKEVVDGDNDLWLQVGQEVYPDSFQHQGNSMEQRFCNLKMK, from the exons ATGGACGTGGAGAAGGAGGTATTCCTTCAGGAATTTGGGGAGTCTTATGGATATCCGAACGGTCCCAAAACCATCGACGAAATCCGAGCTACTGAATTCAAACGACTTGACG gtaaGGTATATTTGGATCATGCTGGAGCAACTTTGTATTCTGAGTCGCAGATGGAAGCTATATTTAAGAACCTTACTGCTAATGTTTACGGAAACCCTC ACAGCCAAAGTGACACCAGCTCTGCCACTGGTGATCTTGTAAGGGAAGCCCGACAACAG GTCCTTGACTATTTCAAAGCATCCCCAAAAGAGTACAGTTGCATATTCACTTCTGGGGCAACTGCAGCGTTGAAGCTGGTAGGGGAGTCCTTTCCATGGAGCCGTAACAGCTGTTTTATGTACACAATGGAGAATCACAACAGTGTCCTTGGGATCCGAGA ATATGCTCTTGATCAAGGAGCTTCAGCCTTTGCAATTGATATTGAGGAGGAGACTGTGCATCATAAATTATCCAATGGCAGTGCCGCATCTATGGGGGCGTTGCAGCACCAAGTACAAAGGAGAAATGAAGCTAGGTTCCCTGAAAATGAACCAACAG GTAATGTGTACAACTTGTTTGCATTCCCCTCCGAGTGCAATTTCTCAGGTTTGAAATTCAGCCTGGATTTGGTGAAGACAATAAAGAAAGATTCTAAAAGAATTTTGGGAGGCTCTCCATTTTGCAA TGGGCACTGGATGGTATTCATTGATGCTGCAAAAGGATGTGCTACAGAACCGCCAGATTTATCCCAGTATCCTGCAGATTTTGTTTGCGTATCTTTCTACAAG ATATTTGGTTATCCAACTGGACTTGGTGCTCTTCTTGCTCGAAATG ATGCTGCCAAGCTATTGAAGAAGACCTATTTTAGTGGAG GAACAGTAGCCGCCTCAATTGCTGATGTCGACTTTGTACAAAGGAGAAAGGCTGTTGAAGAACTGTTTGAGGATGGAACAATTTCTTTCTTGAGCATTGCTTCTATTTTACATGGGTTCAGAATTCTTAATTCTCTAACTGTTGCCGCTATATCCCA GCACACAAAGTCACTTGCCATATACGTGAGGAAGATGCTTTTGTCTCTAGGGCATGAAAATGGAGCCAGTGTTTGCATTATCTATGGATGTCAAGATTCAAAG GTACTTTACCGTGACTTTGGTCCTGTAATCTCATTCAACTTGAAAAGGCCAGATGGGTCATGGTATGGATATCGTGAAGTTGAAAAGCTGGCATCTTTGTCTGGAATCCAGTTACGG ACAGGTTGTTTTTGCAATCCTGGTGCTTGTGCAAAATATCTTGGATTGTCTCACTTGGATCTTCTCTCAAATATTGAG agttttattgattttgtgagAAGATCCTTTGTAGAATTGCCGAATTGCACCGCAAATGGGTTTCAGTTAAAGCAAG gTCGGGAAATAAGACCAGCTGCCAGTTTCTATCTCAAGAATATGATCATCTATCCAATTAAATCATGTGGAGGATTCAGTGTGGAAAGTTGGCCCCTGAGCAGTACTG GTCTGCGTCATGATCGCGAATGGGTACTTACTGGCCTTAGTGGTGAAATACTTACACAGAAGAAG GTTCCTGACATGTGCTCTATAAGTACTTTTATTGACATCAATCAAGGAATATTGTTCGTAGAGTCACCACGCTGCAAAGATAGACTGCACATCAACCTTATGTTAGATTCATGTAATAGTGAGAAGGAAGAAATCCATAATCACGGTCATAG GTATGAAGTTCTAGGCTACAATAATGAAGTCAACACCTGGTTTAGCAATGCCATTGGTCGACCATGCATTTTGGCACGTTCTTTTAGTTCCAGTTACAATGGTTGCTtgaataagggaaaaaaaacaggGATATGCAGAGATGTCCAGGGCATACTAAATTTTGTTAATGAAGCTCAGCTCTTACTAATATCAGAGGAAAGCGTAGCCGACCTTAACAACAGATTAAGCAAAA ATGCAAAAGAGGGTGCTCAAGGAGCACCAGTTCAAGTCAACCCAATGAGATTTCGCCCCAACATTGTCATATCTGGAGGTGAACCATACGCTGAAGATGGATGGAGAAATATCAAAATGGGGAATAAATGTTTCACG TCCGTAGGCGGATGCAATCGTTGCCAGATGATCAACATTGTTCAAGATGCTGGACAAACACAGAAGTCAAATGAACCATTGGCCACTTTAGCCTCATACAGAAGAGTCAAG GGAAAGATCTTGTTCGGAATACTGCTGAAATACGAAAgatgtgaagaagaagaaggaaaagaagtaGTAGATGGTGACAATGATTTGTGGCTTCAAGTGGGACAAGAAGTATATCCAGATTCCTTTCAGCATCAAGGAAATTCTATGGAGCAGCGGTTTTGCAATCTCAAGATGAAATAG
- the LOC125422468 gene encoding scopoletin 8-hydroxylase has translation MISNLSNDANSLFNFVVREGNGVKGLVDSGLSKVPKQYIQPPEERIEKESGSPPPDQLIPPIDLSKLDGPDHDQVVDDIIQAAETLGFFQVVNHGVPLGLLESLKESAYSFFGQEPEKKAVYRKGSSPSPNVKYGTSFVPEKEKALEWKDYISMVYTSDDDALCSWPNECKKEALEYLKTSLDMVRKILQILIANLGVSIEDSKTKIDSLTGMKMVNMNFYPTCPNPELTVGVGRHSDMGTLTVLLQDEIGGLYVKLEEDKNGRNKGEWIEVPPIHGALVINTGDTLQILSNGRYKSAEHRVRTTSTKSRVSIPIFTVPKPDEKIGPLPQVVQRDGLARYREFVFVDYMNNFFGNAHEGKKSLDFANPSN, from the exons ATGATTTCAAATCTCAGCAACGACGCAAACTCACTCTTCAATTTTGTTGTACGAGAAGGCAATGGTGTTAAAGGTTTGGTTGATTCAGGCCTCTCTAAAGTTCCTAAACAATACATACAACCACCAGAAGAGCGTATAGAGAAGGAAAGTGGAAGCCCTCCTCCTGATCAGCTAATTCCACCTATTGATTTGTCAAAGTTAGATGGACCTGATCATGATCAAGTGGTGGACGACATCATCCAAGCTGCTGAAACTCTAGGGTTCTTCCAAGTTGTCAACCATGGCGTTCCTTTGGGGTTGTTGGAGTCTCTTAAAGAGTCCGCTTACAGTTTCTTCGGACAAGAACCCGAAAAGAAGGCAGTTTATCGGAAAGGTTCGAGTCCTAGCCCGAACGTCAAGTATGGGACTAGCTTTGTGCCTGAAAAAGAGAAGGCTTTGGAGTGGAAGGACTATATCAGCATGGTCTACACCAGTGATGATGATGCTCTTTGTTCTTGGCCTAATGAATGCAA aaaAGAGGCACTTGAATACCTAAAGACATCACTAGATATGGTAAGAAAAATACTGCAAATTTTGATTGCTAACCTTGGAGTGTCCATAGAAGACTCAAAAACAAAGATAGACTCACTCACAGGAATGAAGATGGTGAACATGAATTTTTATCCAACATGCCCTAATCCAGAGCTCACTGTTGGTGTTGGAAGACATTCAGACATGGGCACTTTGACAGTGTTGCTACAAGATGAAATTGGTGGTTTATATGTCAAACTTGAGGAAGACAAAAATGGTAGAAACAAAGGAGAATGGATAGAGGTCCCTCCAATCCACGGTGCTTTGGTCATTAACACCGGTGATACATTACAG ATATTGAGTAATGGGAGGTACAAAAGTGCTGAACACAGGGTACGTACCACAAGTACCAAATCCAGAGTTTCAATCCCAATATTTACAGTTCCAAAACCAGATGAGAAGATTGGACCACTGCCTCAAGTTGTGCAGAGAGATGGTTTGGCTCGGTACAGAGAGTTTGTTTTTGTGGATTATATGAACAATTTCTTTGGGAATGCACATGAAGGAAAAAAGTCTCTCGATTTTGCTAATCCATCTAATTAG